A window of Cellulomonas wangleii genomic DNA:
GGACCACGGACCGGGGACGACGGGGCACGGGGGGAGCATGCCGCACCGCGGTGACAGTCCCGCACTCCCTGGTGCCGGCGTGCGGTGGGCGCGTCCGCGGGCGGCCGGGGTCGGCTCGGTGGAGGCCGGGGTCGGCCGGGCGGGGGTCGGGTCGCCGGCTCAGGCCACCGGTCCGGGGCTGCCGGGCTCGTCGGCGTCGTCCGGCACGTCGGCCGGCAGCGCCTCGTGCCCCGGGCGGCCGTGGGTGCGCCCGTGCTCCTTGAGCCGGGCCTCGTACACGTGGCGGCGTCCAGCGGTCAGCTCGTCGCGCACGTGCCGCTCGGCGTCGGCGAACGCGCGGTGGTACCCCTCGTCGAACTCCTCGACCACCTGGAACGTCCACCGGCCGGGCAGCACGTTGCGGCCCACCACGTCCGCACGGACCCGGTCGGCGAGCTCCCCGTGCCCGGCCGCCTCCAGGTCGTCGAGCGCCTGCTGGAGCTCGGCGTCCGCGCGGCCGATCAGGCGGTGGAAGGCGTACAGCGTGCCCCGGGCGTGCTCGACGACCTCGAAGGCGGCCGTCACCGCACCGACGGCTGCCACGGTCGCGTCGTCGGTGCCGGGCGGCGGCAGGTGGTGGTCGTCGGGGCCGTCGTCCGCGACCGGTCGCGTCGTGTCGTCCATGCGCCCACCCTGCCGAGGACGCCGGCGGTCCGCATGCGGGGCGTGCGACCGGACGCACCGGACCGCGTCCCGGGACGAACGTCCGGTGGCCGCCGTCCCGGGGGGGCGTCATGCTCTCGGGTGACGTCCAGGCACCCGAAGGAGGGACGATGACGACACCGAGCCCGGCGGACCGTGCCCGCGAGTACCGCGGCGTCCTGCGGCGCAGGTCCGTGGAAGACTCGATGGCCCAGCTCGACGACCCGGATCGTCGGCTGCACCGCACCCTCAACGCGTGGGACCTCGCCGTCCTCGGCGTCTCGGTGGCCGTGGGCGCCGGCATCTTCTCGGTGGGTGCGACCGCGGCGGCGAACTACGCCGGCCCGTCGGTCATCCTGTCGTTCGTCATCGCCTCGGTCGTCTGCGGCCTGGCGATCATGTGCTACGCCGAGTTCGCCTCGACGATGCCGGTCGCCGGGTCCGCGTACACGTACTCGTACACGACGATGGGCGAGCTCGTCGCCTGGATCATCGGCTGGGACCTGATCCTCGAGATGCTCCTGGCGTCCGCGGTCATCGCCAAGTTCTGGGGCGTGTACCTGTCCGACGCGTTCGGGCTGTTCGGCATCGACGTGCCCGCCACGGTGGAGGTGCTGGGCGCCGACGTCGCGTGGGGCCCGATGCTCATCGTCGCCGTGTTCACGGTGCTGCTGGCCATCGGTACGCGCCTGAGCACCCGCGTGAACAGCGTGTTCACGATCATCAAGGTCGGCATCACGCTCTTCGTCATCGTCGCCGGGTTCTTCTACGTCAAGGCGGAGAACTGGACGCCGTTCGTCCCGCCGTCGCAGCCGGCCGAGTCCGGCACCAGCGCGCTGCACCAGCCGCTGACGGGCTTCCTGCTGGGCATGGAGCCCTCCATGTACGGCGTCATGGGCGTCCTGTCCGGCGCGGCGCTGGTCTTCTTCGCGTTCATCGGGTTCGACGTCGTGGCGACCACCGCCGAGGAGACCAAGAACCCGCAGCGCGCCGTGCCCCGCGGCATCCTCGGCGGGCTCGCGCTCGTCACCGTCCTCTACATCCTGGTGACCGTGGTCGTCACCGGCATGGTCAGCTACACCGAGCTGGCCGAGTCCGGCTCCCCGTCCCTCACCACGGCGTTCGTGCTCGTGGGGGCCGACTGGGCGGGCCGGGTGATCTCGGTCGGCATCCTCGTGGGCCTGACGAGCGTGCTCATGGTGCTGCTGCTCGGCCTCACGCGCGTCATCTTCGCGATGAGCCGCGACGGGCTGCTGCCCCGTCCCCTGTCGCGCACCTCCTCGCGGTTCGGCACCCCGACGTGGCTGCAGGTCGGTGCGGGCGTGGTCGTGGCGCTCATCGCGGGGCTGTCGGAGGTCGAGCTGCTCGAGGAGATGATCAACATCGGGACGCTCTCGGCGTTCGTGCTGGTCAGCTTCGGCATCCCGCTGCTGCGCCGGTCGCGCCCCGACCTGACGCGCGGGTTCAAGGTGCCGTTCTCGCCGGTGCTGCCGATCATCTCGGGCCTCGCGTGCATCTGGCTGATGCTCAACCTCACGACGCTGACGTGGCTCCGGTTCCTCGTGTGGGTGCTCGTGGGCCTGGTCGTCTACTTCGGGTTCTCGTACCGGCACTCGCTGCTGGGCAGGGGGACGCCGGTGCCGGTGACGGCTGCGGACGAGCCGCTGCTGTAGCGGCCGGGCCGCGGTGACGGGCGTCCGGGTCGGTTCACCCGGACGCCCGTCCGCAGGAGTCTGCGGACCCACCCCGGTGGTGTGCGCCCTGGGGCATACTTGCGCGCACAACCCACCCGAAGGGACCCCTCTCCGTGACCGTCTTCCTCGTCATCGGGGGCATCGGCCTCGTCGTCCTGCTCGCGTCGCTGGTCTTCGGCGACATCTTCGAGTCGTTCGACATCGGTGAGGGCGGGTTCTCCGGCATCGCCGCCGGCGTGGGCGCCGTCGTGTTCGGCGCCAGCGGGGTCATCGCACTGTCGTCGGACCTGCCGCTCGTCTGGGCGTACGTGATCGGCGTGGGCTTCGCCGTCGTCGCCTTCGCCGCTGCCCAGGGCCTGGTCAAGCGGCTCTCGGAGACCGAGGACGCGCCGCCGCCGCCGCTGGACGGCGCGTTCGGCACGACGACGTCGACCACCGGCCCGTCGGGCGGCGAGGTCCGGCTCGAGGGCGTCCGCGACCTGGAGGCCCGGCTCGCCTGGGCCGACGAGGAGATCGCCGCGGGCACACGCGTCGTCGTGGTCGCGGTGTCCGGGTCCCGCGTGCACGTGCGTCCCGTGTGACGTCCTCGACCACCTGAGCCGCACCGCGGCCCCGGGCACCATCCGCAGTACCCACAGGAAGGAGCCCGGCCCGGCCGGGACACCATGCTCGAGCTCGCGCAGGGAAGCATCACCGTCATCGCGGTCGGCGCGCTGATCATCGCGTTCGTCGCGGTGATCGCGCTCATCACCAAGCGCATCCGCCGGGTGCCGCCCAACGAGGCGCTCATCATCGTCGGTCGCGGGGCGGGGCGCGGTGCGGCTGCCGACACCGGCCAGCGCGTGGTCGTCGGCGGGCGGGTCTTCGTCTGGCCGGTGCTGCAGCAGGGCTTCCCGATCTCGCTCGAGCAGCGTCAGATCGGCATCACCGTCGAGGGCGTCGACAAGAACCGCATCAAGCTCGCCATCAAGGCGTCCATCAACTTCAAGGTCCGCGGCGACGAGGAGGGCGTGCGGCGTGCCGCACAGCGCTTCCTGTCCCAGCAGGCGACGCTCACCGACGTCATCCGGGAGTCCCTCGAGGGGTCGCTGCGCGCCATCATCGGCGACATGACGATCGAGCAGATCATCTCCGACCGCAAGTCGCTCCAGGACGCGGTCGTCGCCTCGACGAAGACGGACCTGGCCGAGCAGGGTCTGCAGGTCGACCTGCTCAACATCTCCGACATCTCGACGCCCGGCTCGGACTACCTGTCCAACCTGGGGCGCGCCGAGGCCGCCCGCGCCCGGCAGGTCGCCGAGGTCAAGGAGGCCGAGGCCCAGCAGGTCTCCGAGTTCGCCAAGATCCGGGCGATGGAGCAGATCGCCGAGCGTCAGCGCGACCTCGCGCTCAAGCAGGCCGCGATCAAGGCGGAGACCGACAAGGCGAACGCCGAGGCCAACGCCGCCGGCCAGCTCGCCCGGGCCGAGCAGGACAAGCTCGTCGCCCTGCAGGAGCGCGACGCCCTCGCCGAGAAGGCGAAGGTGACCGAGGAGCAGCTCGACATCGACGTCCGCAAGCCGGCCGAGGCGTCCGCGTACGCCGCGGTCCAGCAGGCCAACGCCGAGCGTGACGCCGCCAACGCGGCCGCCGAGGCCGACGCGTACCGCCGCATGAAGGTCGCCGAGGCCAACAAGATCGCGACGGTCCAGGACGCCGAGGCCGCCGCCGAGGCCACCATCCGCGCCGGTAACGCCGAGCGCGACCGGCAGCTCGCCGAGGCCAAGGCGCTCGAGGCGCTGGGTCTGGCGCGCGCCGCCGCCGCCCGTGCGGAGGGTCTGGCGCAGGCCGAGGCCACGCACGCGCAGGCCGAGGCGCTGCGCGAGCAGGGCGAGGCGGTCCTGGCCCAGCAGGTCATCGCGCTGCTGCCCGAGATCGTCCGCGCCGCCGCCGAGCCGATCGGCTCGATCGACCAGCTCACCGTGGTGTCGACCGACGGCGCGTCGGCCATGACGCGGACGGTCGGGCAGGTGCTGGGCGAGGGCCAGGAGGTCATCAAGTCCCTGACCGGCCTCGACCTCAACACGCTCGTCGCCGGCATCGCCGGCCGCGCCGTGGGCACCAACGGCGCACCCGCGGGCAGCAACCGCAGCTGACCGGCCCGGGCTGGATCGCCCCTCGTCATGAGAGGGCGATCCAGCCCGGTCGCCGAGAAGAGCTCCTCCGGCAGCGACCCGCACGGAATCCCCGGCGGGCGCGCCGGGTTGTGCCAGGCATGCCCCTCACCGGTGAGTACGCCCCCAGCACGTCGGACCGCGCCCGCGAGCAGGTGGAGCTGTACGAGAGCTCCGGCGGGACGCGCGGCACGACGCTCGACGGGCAGCCCGTCGTCGTCCTGTGGACCCTCGGCGCGACGAGCGGGAAGATCCGCAAGACCCCGCTGATGCGCGTCGAGCACGGCGGCGAGTACGCGGTCGTCGCGTCGCTCGGCGGTGCGCCGACGCACCCCGTCTGGTACCGCAACATCGTCGCCCACCCGCAGGTCGAGCTGCAGGACGGGCCCGTGCGCAGGGACTACGTCGCCCGCGAGGTGACGGGTGCGGAGCGGGACGCCTGGTGGGCGCGGGCGGTCGAGGTGTGGCCGGACTACGAGGCGTACACCCGGCGCACGGACCGGCTGATCCCCGTGCTCGTGCTCACCCCCGTCGACCGGCGCGACCAGGGCTGACCACGGCAGGAACGGGCGTCGCGCGCACCGGCGCGGACCGGGCCGCAGCGTCCTGTCACGGCGTGGGCGTGCGGAGCCGGCGGCGGGTCAGGCGGGTGGTGACCACACCACGCTGCGGGCCGAACAGGTGCACGAGCGCGAAGACGACGCCCTGCGTGAGCACGATCGTCGCGCCCGACGCCGTGTCGGCGTAGTAGCTGACGTAGAGGCCCACGACCCCGCAGGCCGCGGACAGCGACGGCGCGATCAGCAGCATGCGGGAGAACCGGTCCGTCAGCAGGTACGCCGTGGCGCCGGGGACGATGAGCATGGCCACGACGAGCACCACCCCGACGGCCTGCAGGGCGACGACCGCGGTGAG
This region includes:
- a CDS encoding amino acid permease, with product MTTPSPADRAREYRGVLRRRSVEDSMAQLDDPDRRLHRTLNAWDLAVLGVSVAVGAGIFSVGATAAANYAGPSVILSFVIASVVCGLAIMCYAEFASTMPVAGSAYTYSYTTMGELVAWIIGWDLILEMLLASAVIAKFWGVYLSDAFGLFGIDVPATVEVLGADVAWGPMLIVAVFTVLLAIGTRLSTRVNSVFTIIKVGITLFVIVAGFFYVKAENWTPFVPPSQPAESGTSALHQPLTGFLLGMEPSMYGVMGVLSGAALVFFAFIGFDVVATTAEETKNPQRAVPRGILGGLALVTVLYILVTVVVTGMVSYTELAESGSPSLTTAFVLVGADWAGRVISVGILVGLTSVLMVLLLGLTRVIFAMSRDGLLPRPLSRTSSRFGTPTWLQVGAGVVVALIAGLSEVELLEEMINIGTLSAFVLVSFGIPLLRRSRPDLTRGFKVPFSPVLPIISGLACIWLMLNLTTLTWLRFLVWVLVGLVVYFGFSYRHSLLGRGTPVPVTAADEPLL
- a CDS encoding nitroreductase family deazaflavin-dependent oxidoreductase is translated as MPLTGEYAPSTSDRAREQVELYESSGGTRGTTLDGQPVVVLWTLGATSGKIRKTPLMRVEHGGEYAVVASLGGAPTHPVWYRNIVAHPQVELQDGPVRRDYVAREVTGAERDAWWARAVEVWPDYEAYTRRTDRLIPVLVLTPVDRRDQG
- a CDS encoding SPFH domain-containing protein, which translates into the protein MLELAQGSITVIAVGALIIAFVAVIALITKRIRRVPPNEALIIVGRGAGRGAAADTGQRVVVGGRVFVWPVLQQGFPISLEQRQIGITVEGVDKNRIKLAIKASINFKVRGDEEGVRRAAQRFLSQQATLTDVIRESLEGSLRAIIGDMTIEQIISDRKSLQDAVVASTKTDLAEQGLQVDLLNISDISTPGSDYLSNLGRAEAARARQVAEVKEAEAQQVSEFAKIRAMEQIAERQRDLALKQAAIKAETDKANAEANAAGQLARAEQDKLVALQERDALAEKAKVTEEQLDIDVRKPAEASAYAAVQQANAERDAANAAAEADAYRRMKVAEANKIATVQDAEAAAEATIRAGNAERDRQLAEAKALEALGLARAAAARAEGLAQAEATHAQAEALREQGEAVLAQQVIALLPEIVRAAAEPIGSIDQLTVVSTDGASAMTRTVGQVLGEGQEVIKSLTGLDLNTLVAGIAGRAVGTNGAPAGSNRS
- a CDS encoding NfeD family protein, encoding MTVFLVIGGIGLVVLLASLVFGDIFESFDIGEGGFSGIAAGVGAVVFGASGVIALSSDLPLVWAYVIGVGFAVVAFAAAQGLVKRLSETEDAPPPPLDGAFGTTTSTTGPSGGEVRLEGVRDLEARLAWADEEIAAGTRVVVVAVSGSRVHVRPV